In a genomic window of Alkalihalobacillus sp. TS-13:
- the metE gene encoding 5-methyltetrahydropteroyltriglutamate--homocysteine S-methyltransferase yields the protein MSKAASSSIGYPRIGEKREWKKVLEGFWKGNISENELSTNLKELRIHNLKKQKVIGIDLIPVGDFSLYDQVLDTAVMFGFVPDRFHHQQGKVPLETYFDIARGNEEAVASEMTKWFNTNYHYIVPEIGSDSEPELTENRLLNYFLEAKDLGINGKPVILGPITFLKLAKGFDEKNFTKLLDKLVPLYIQVLQDLESAGAEWVQIDEPILATTITAEEINTFKNVYETIDNKLSSTKILLQTYYEAVDHYEEVVSLPVAGIGLDFVHDGGANLAALKKHSFPSDKTLAAGVINGRNIWRDDLDKTMGVLETVLSVVSNDRLIVQPSCSLLHVPVTVTTEKELDPTLKNALSFADEKLEEVVVLTEGLNHGRDTIDEKIKEQSRCREELLKSPAINNQSVQKEMDRWKGVEPKRGTHFSIRQKIHEGFFKLPLLPTTTIGSLPQTTEIRQARLKWRRGEWSDQEYNAFIEANINEWIQRQEDIGLDVLVHGEFERNDMVEFFGEKLKGFAFTRFAWVQSYGSRCVKPPIIYGDVALTEPMTVKEISYAQSLTDKPVKGMLTGPITILNWSFVREDISRFDVTQQIALALQKEIEFLEEKAIHMIQVDEPALREGLPLKTKKQTQYLEEAVYAFKLATSTVKDETQIHTHMCYSEFGEIMDTIDQLDADVISIEAARSHGELIVDFEKQSYEKGIGLGVYDIHSPRIPGVDEIERNILRALKVLHPRQFWVNPDCGLKTRGISETTAALTNMVQAARQIRKKEKQKILVSE from the coding sequence ATGTCGAAAGCAGCAAGTTCATCAATCGGTTATCCAAGAATCGGTGAAAAACGAGAATGGAAAAAAGTACTTGAAGGATTTTGGAAAGGTAATATTTCTGAAAATGAACTTTCTACAAATTTAAAGGAGCTACGAATCCATAATCTAAAAAAACAAAAAGTGATCGGGATTGACCTGATCCCTGTCGGTGACTTCAGTCTATATGACCAAGTCCTCGATACAGCTGTGATGTTCGGCTTTGTCCCTGACCGTTTTCATCATCAACAAGGGAAGGTACCTTTAGAAACCTATTTTGATATCGCCCGTGGTAATGAGGAAGCTGTTGCTTCAGAAATGACCAAATGGTTCAACACCAATTATCACTATATCGTGCCTGAGATTGGTTCTGACTCAGAACCAGAGCTAACTGAAAACCGCTTACTGAACTATTTCCTGGAGGCCAAAGATCTTGGGATTAACGGAAAGCCGGTCATCCTCGGCCCCATAACATTTTTAAAATTAGCAAAAGGCTTTGACGAAAAAAATTTCACCAAATTACTCGATAAACTTGTTCCCCTTTACATACAAGTGCTGCAAGATCTTGAGAGTGCTGGTGCTGAGTGGGTACAAATCGACGAACCGATCCTTGCAACTACGATAACTGCTGAAGAAATCAACACATTCAAAAACGTCTATGAAACCATTGACAACAAACTATCGAGCACAAAAATTCTGCTCCAGACCTATTATGAGGCTGTAGATCATTATGAAGAGGTCGTTTCCCTCCCAGTTGCCGGTATTGGTCTTGATTTCGTACATGACGGAGGAGCGAATCTAGCAGCACTGAAAAAACACAGCTTCCCAAGCGATAAAACCCTTGCAGCAGGGGTGATCAATGGCCGCAATATTTGGCGGGACGATCTGGATAAAACAATGGGAGTACTCGAAACCGTCCTTTCAGTAGTCAGTAATGATCGCTTGATCGTCCAACCTTCTTGCAGCCTTTTGCACGTTCCAGTCACGGTCACAACCGAAAAGGAATTGGATCCTACCCTGAAAAACGCCTTATCATTCGCTGATGAGAAACTAGAAGAGGTCGTCGTTTTGACAGAGGGATTAAACCATGGCAGAGATACGATTGACGAAAAAATAAAAGAGCAATCACGCTGTCGAGAAGAACTGCTGAAATCACCAGCTATTAATAATCAAAGCGTCCAAAAAGAAATGGATCGTTGGAAAGGTGTAGAACCAAAACGGGGAACACATTTTTCTATACGTCAAAAAATCCATGAAGGCTTTTTCAAGCTTCCATTGTTGCCGACAACCACGATCGGCAGTCTCCCGCAAACAACCGAAATTCGTCAAGCGCGGCTGAAATGGCGTAGAGGTGAATGGTCCGATCAAGAGTATAACGCATTTATTGAAGCTAATATAAATGAATGGATCCAGCGTCAAGAGGATATCGGTCTAGATGTCTTGGTGCACGGAGAATTTGAACGAAATGATATGGTCGAGTTTTTTGGTGAGAAATTGAAAGGATTTGCTTTTACGAGATTCGCCTGGGTTCAATCTTATGGCTCTCGTTGCGTGAAACCGCCGATCATTTACGGAGATGTAGCGTTGACAGAACCGATGACCGTCAAAGAAATCAGCTACGCGCAATCGTTGACGGATAAACCGGTTAAAGGAATGCTGACTGGACCTATAACCATCCTGAATTGGTCCTTTGTCCGGGAAGATATCAGCAGGTTTGATGTCACCCAACAAATCGCATTGGCATTGCAGAAAGAAATTGAATTTTTGGAAGAAAAGGCTATCCATATGATCCAGGTTGATGAACCGGCTTTACGGGAAGGATTGCCATTGAAAACCAAGAAACAAACGCAATATTTGGAGGAAGCCGTTTATGCATTCAAGCTTGCTACTAGTACTGTAAAAGATGAAACTCAAATCCATACCCATATGTGTTATTCCGAGTTCGGGGAAATCATGGATACCATCGACCAATTGGATGCTGATGTCATTTCGATTGAAGCAGCTCGAAGCCATGGAGAATTGATTGTAGATTTTGAGAAACAGTCCTATGAAAAAGGGATTGGGCTCGGAGTATATGACATTCATAGTCCCCGTATCCCTGGAGTAGATGAAATAGAGAGAAACATCTTACGCGCATTGAAGGTCCTCCATCCCCGCCAATTCTGGGTTAATCCGGACTGTGGGTTGAAAACACGAGGAATCAGTGAAACAACGGCAGCTCTTACGAACATGGTCCAAGCAGCCAGACAGATTCGGAAGAAAGAAAAACAAAAGATTTTAGTGAGTGAATAA
- a CDS encoding glycerophosphodiester phosphodiesterase produces MKKLLRNGVVAAALLGMGTTLASPATAADQRTEKPSLNPNQILNVAHRGASGYAPEHTLPSYELGEKMKGDYVEVDLQMTKDGELIAMHDETLDRTTNGTGLVKDHTLEEIKQLDAGSWFNEKYPQMAKEEYAGVQVPTLDEVIEKFGKSTNYYIETKSPDVYPGMEENLLETLEKHGLTGPNNPSSQVIIQSFSPESLKKVHDLNPKIPLVQLLWYTSPATITDVELEQYKQYAVGVGMNHDRIDESYVQKVREHDLLIHPYTVNEKEDMEKLLDWGVTGMFTNYPNRLHEVLESR; encoded by the coding sequence ATGAAAAAATTATTGAGAAATGGTGTTGTGGCTGCTGCACTTTTAGGAATGGGAACGACGTTAGCATCCCCGGCAACAGCTGCCGATCAACGTACTGAAAAACCAAGTTTGAATCCGAATCAGATCTTGAATGTCGCCCATCGAGGTGCTTCAGGTTATGCGCCTGAACATACGCTTCCGTCTTATGAGTTAGGGGAAAAGATGAAGGGCGATTATGTGGAAGTCGATCTTCAAATGACAAAAGACGGTGAACTGATCGCGATGCATGATGAAACACTCGATCGTACAACCAACGGAACCGGATTAGTGAAGGATCATACGCTTGAAGAAATCAAACAACTCGATGCCGGCTCTTGGTTCAATGAAAAGTATCCTCAAATGGCGAAAGAAGAATACGCAGGGGTGCAAGTTCCAACCCTTGATGAAGTAATTGAAAAGTTCGGGAAAAGTACCAATTACTATATCGAGACCAAATCACCAGATGTTTATCCGGGAATGGAAGAAAACCTCCTTGAAACGCTTGAAAAACATGGTTTGACAGGGCCAAATAATCCTTCCAGTCAGGTGATCATCCAGTCATTCAGCCCTGAAAGTTTGAAGAAAGTCCATGATCTGAACCCTAAAATTCCGCTTGTCCAATTGCTCTGGTATACAAGCCCAGCGACGATTACAGACGTGGAACTCGAACAATACAAACAATACGCTGTCGGTGTCGGGATGAACCACGATCGGATTGATGAATCCTATGTACAAAAGGTCAGGGAACACGACCTGCTGATTCATCCGTATACCGTAAACGAAAAAGAAGACATGGAAAAACTCCTCGACTGGGGCGTGACTGGAATGTTTACGAATTACCCGAACCGTCTCCATGAAGTATTGGAAAGCAGATAA
- a CDS encoding S8 family serine peptidase has protein sequence MRLKRGSPKWTRLFITLLTVVLALGTILVSFQNNANADPPKGDIELHRVILELEAPSVFSQVMDKRNSSFSAHEMKDVHNLQSKVKQSHQDVLKKASTKGIDVHPLHEYSFTFNGISLKLPKSQIKTLSTLPGVKQIHTDETFTATLENSVRHINAPEVWNTEDKEGQPVTGHGTTVAVLDTGIDYTHPDLGGEFGPENKVVGGYDFVNGDDDPMDDHGHGSHVAGIIAANGEVTGVAPDASLSAYKVLNNYGFGQVSDILAAIEHAVDPANPYRADVINLSLGGPGDENSPLSIAAAEAVRAGVTVVASAGNDGPGYETISSPGNTPEVLTVGASISGVQVPDISVIEPIDRHLESVRLPFSANPPENEVVSELVDVGMGMPGDYEDVDVDVDGKIVLMQSGWNDFDKAVYAEEQGAFAAIFYDQGLGGPLSTLDGAVPTKDAPKGIVHQGTKKQHEFSVGPTFDGRLEQLIVLEIENRSGNELKALLEEQNVQISTTGKDVTDEIPAFSSRGSTIDYKMKPDLVAPGVEIKSTVPTALHSTGYYRFSGTSMAAPHVAGAAALLKQLNPTWNPEDISGALASSADPLPNYDPITQGAGRLNVQAATKANVTASPKSLSFGIADLSETTISESAAITLKNNGENPLTFELTNKRFGEEGAEINISPSLVTVPSGEEKSVQVEISMKNPEQDLDVMGWIEAIVQSDADHPEISIPYYLGIRPMKIYATPDPAYTESEAFIYSPVTLAEDPVLTIKTPEGVTKQVAAEFDHDYWWRAPIEVDSEGVYELSANGITKSDIHLNGTALMEAIPPENDNRGKAFWQSVGPNAIGGNELLKPGKKQWITADPEIPGMFISDNDMETWKEIRNLPVAGGWTNDVVVDPTNPDRIYAAINGTTDPAYEGKITSTRDGGDTWTTLSFPNVELTGLDISNDGQTLAAVSDENLYISNNQGNDWNQVPGQWNQIKDINITDESIYFSASDGIYALQGFTERTAYPEKLFSPTEGRGNLTAGEDDFLLFATSYPSRLYVSEDGGKNWDILREERFSMWMLEYEKERIYVGTPGQTMYSSDKGATWKELEKPLTGASIHDVFIQDNKNKKDKVYITSSYGGVFTTDDEGKSYERKGVPGAIVHDVSIAKSANKEYLIAGTPWDTYRTEIKKNENIDGSVLEWGSSGREGYLGNETRLLATSPQQSNIVYKVNKGVLSNFTVYKSVDGGETWDLITSAGETPYALMIHPADPDIIYISYWSLKQSGLLISQDGGESWKNVSRDKPAFAIAGDPNNPSKVWVGDDQGLHLSSDGGESFERINDTPINTITVNPENPEHLMIGGRDLFYSEDGGKTLHEADFTNLSMYVNDILISPENPDIVYASTGSFYEAGLLKSGRGVLHSTDGGRTWSNFSQGLNNRDTTSLEMSPDGKHLYVGTVGGSVYRLKLNKGKK, from the coding sequence ATGAGGTTGAAAAGAGGAAGTCCTAAATGGACAAGGTTATTCATCACCTTACTGACGGTGGTTTTGGCATTGGGCACGATTCTAGTCAGTTTTCAAAACAATGCAAACGCTGATCCTCCAAAAGGTGATATAGAATTACATCGTGTCATTTTAGAATTGGAAGCACCATCTGTATTTTCTCAAGTTATGGACAAGAGAAATTCTTCATTTTCTGCACATGAAATGAAAGACGTTCATAACCTCCAGTCAAAAGTAAAACAATCCCACCAAGATGTTCTGAAAAAAGCATCTACGAAAGGCATCGACGTACATCCACTTCATGAGTACTCTTTCACCTTCAATGGAATTTCACTTAAACTACCAAAGAGTCAAATTAAAACGCTATCTACATTACCAGGAGTCAAACAAATTCATACTGATGAAACCTTCACAGCCACTCTTGAAAACAGTGTGCGACACATAAATGCACCGGAAGTCTGGAATACGGAAGATAAGGAAGGACAGCCTGTTACCGGACATGGTACCACGGTTGCTGTATTGGATACTGGGATCGATTATACCCATCCGGATCTCGGTGGGGAATTCGGTCCTGAAAACAAAGTCGTGGGAGGCTATGACTTTGTAAATGGCGACGATGACCCGATGGACGATCACGGACACGGATCACATGTCGCGGGTATCATTGCAGCAAATGGAGAAGTCACAGGTGTTGCACCGGATGCATCATTATCCGCATATAAAGTTTTGAACAACTATGGCTTCGGGCAAGTGTCCGATATTTTAGCTGCAATTGAGCATGCCGTAGATCCAGCCAATCCATACCGAGCGGATGTCATTAATCTAAGCCTCGGTGGACCAGGAGATGAGAACAGTCCACTATCGATAGCAGCAGCAGAGGCTGTTAGAGCAGGTGTGACAGTGGTGGCATCAGCTGGAAACGATGGACCTGGTTATGAAACGATCAGCTCACCGGGAAATACACCGGAAGTACTGACGGTAGGCGCCAGTATCAGCGGGGTTCAAGTTCCGGATATCAGCGTCATTGAGCCTATAGATCGTCACTTGGAATCTGTCAGGCTGCCATTTTCGGCAAATCCACCAGAAAATGAAGTTGTGTCCGAATTGGTCGATGTCGGTATGGGAATGCCTGGAGATTATGAAGATGTAGATGTTGATGTTGATGGGAAAATCGTATTGATGCAATCCGGCTGGAATGACTTTGATAAAGCGGTATATGCGGAAGAACAAGGTGCCTTTGCAGCCATATTTTATGATCAAGGACTTGGGGGGCCTCTATCGACACTGGATGGTGCTGTTCCTACCAAAGATGCTCCCAAAGGGATCGTTCATCAAGGTACCAAAAAACAACATGAATTTTCCGTTGGTCCAACTTTTGACGGTCGATTGGAGCAATTGATCGTGCTTGAAATTGAAAATCGGAGCGGTAATGAACTGAAAGCCCTCCTCGAAGAACAAAACGTTCAGATTTCAACAACAGGTAAAGACGTTACCGATGAAATCCCAGCATTTAGTTCGAGAGGTTCAACGATTGACTATAAAATGAAACCCGATCTTGTCGCTCCAGGTGTAGAAATCAAATCAACAGTACCGACAGCCTTACATTCTACTGGTTATTACCGATTCTCCGGGACAAGCATGGCCGCGCCTCATGTTGCAGGTGCTGCAGCTCTGTTGAAGCAATTGAATCCAACATGGAATCCAGAAGACATTTCCGGAGCTTTAGCAAGTTCGGCCGATCCACTCCCAAATTATGATCCGATTACACAGGGTGCAGGTCGATTGAACGTTCAAGCAGCCACTAAAGCAAATGTGACAGCATCTCCAAAATCACTTTCATTTGGAATCGCTGATCTCAGTGAAACAACCATTTCGGAAAGCGCAGCCATAACACTAAAAAATAATGGAGAGAATCCTCTGACATTCGAACTTACTAATAAGCGTTTCGGGGAAGAAGGTGCAGAAATCAACATATCGCCATCCTTAGTAACCGTGCCTTCTGGTGAAGAAAAGTCGGTCCAGGTGGAGATTTCTATGAAAAATCCTGAACAAGATCTCGACGTAATGGGATGGATCGAAGCAATCGTCCAATCCGACGCAGATCACCCGGAGATAAGTATTCCTTATTATTTAGGAATTCGCCCAATGAAAATATACGCAACTCCAGATCCTGCCTATACAGAGTCAGAAGCATTCATCTATAGTCCCGTAACATTGGCGGAAGATCCTGTTTTGACGATTAAGACACCAGAGGGGGTCACAAAGCAAGTTGCCGCTGAATTTGATCATGACTATTGGTGGCGGGCTCCGATCGAAGTGGATTCAGAAGGTGTTTATGAATTGTCAGCAAACGGCATCACGAAAAGTGATATTCATTTAAATGGAACAGCATTAATGGAAGCTATCCCCCCTGAAAATGATAACCGTGGAAAAGCATTCTGGCAGTCGGTGGGACCAAATGCCATTGGCGGGAACGAGCTTTTGAAACCAGGCAAGAAGCAGTGGATTACTGCAGATCCTGAAATTCCAGGCATGTTCATTTCAGATAATGATATGGAAACCTGGAAGGAGATTCGCAACTTACCGGTTGCTGGTGGTTGGACCAATGATGTTGTTGTGGACCCGACCAACCCAGACCGAATCTATGCAGCGATCAACGGAACAACCGATCCGGCATATGAAGGGAAAATTACGTCAACTCGTGATGGCGGTGATACATGGACGACACTCTCGTTTCCGAACGTGGAATTAACAGGATTGGATATCAGTAATGATGGACAAACGCTCGCCGCTGTTTCAGATGAAAACCTCTATATCAGCAACAACCAGGGGAACGACTGGAACCAGGTGCCAGGGCAATGGAACCAGATTAAAGATATCAATATTACCGATGAGTCTATTTATTTCAGTGCTTCGGATGGCATATATGCCCTGCAAGGTTTCACTGAAAGAACCGCCTATCCTGAAAAATTGTTTTCTCCTACAGAAGGAAGAGGTAACCTTACCGCTGGCGAAGACGATTTCCTATTGTTCGCAACCTCTTATCCAAGTCGCCTCTATGTGTCAGAGGATGGTGGGAAGAACTGGGATATTCTTCGTGAGGAAAGGTTCTCAATGTGGATGCTTGAATATGAAAAAGAAAGGATATACGTGGGAACGCCAGGACAGACAATGTATAGTTCTGACAAAGGGGCAACATGGAAGGAGTTGGAGAAACCTTTAACGGGAGCATCTATCCACGATGTGTTTATCCAAGACAATAAAAACAAAAAGGATAAAGTTTATATCACATCCAGTTATGGTGGCGTTTTTACAACTGATGATGAAGGAAAGTCTTATGAACGCAAAGGAGTCCCTGGAGCGATTGTCCATGATGTATCGATTGCCAAAAGTGCGAATAAGGAGTATTTGATAGCCGGGACCCCATGGGACACGTATCGAACCGAAATCAAAAAGAATGAAAATATTGACGGATCAGTCCTTGAGTGGGGGTCCTCCGGCAGAGAAGGCTATCTAGGTAACGAGACGAGATTGTTGGCCACGTCTCCACAACAATCAAATATTGTGTATAAAGTAAATAAAGGGGTTCTCAGTAATTTTACAGTTTACAAGAGTGTTGATGGTGGGGAGACATGGGATTTGATTACCTCTGCAGGTGAAACACCATATGCCCTCATGATCCACCCAGCGGATCCGGACATCATCTACATCTCTTATTGGTCACTTAAGCAAAGCGGACTTTTGATTAGTCAAGATGGAGGGGAGAGCTGGAAAAATGTCTCCCGTGATAAGCCTGCGTTTGCAATCGCAGGCGATCCGAACAATCCAAGTAAGGTTTGGGTTGGGGATGATCAAGGATTGCACCTTTCTTCCGATGGCGGAGAATCATTCGAACGCATTAACGATACACCAATCAACACAATTACAGTCAATCCCGAGAACCCTGAGCATCTCATGATTGGAGGACGGGATCTCTTCTACAGTGAAGACGGGGGTAAAACTTTACACGAAGCGGACTTTACGAACCTAAGCATGTACGTGAATGATATTCTCATCTCACCAGAAAACCCTGATATCGTTTACGCTTCCACTGGTTCTTTTTACGAAGCAGGGCTCTTGAAAAGCGGAAGGGGAGTATTGCACAGTACAGATGGTGGAAGAACATGGTCGAATTTCTCTCAAGGACTCAACAATCGTGATACGACATCACTCGAAATGTCTCCTGATGGGAAGCACCTTTACGTCGGAACGGTCGGCGGTAGCGTCTATCGGTTGAAGTTGAATAAAGGGAAAAAATGA
- a CDS encoding endonuclease/exonuclease/phosphatase family protein, which yields MNVFKLLVRIAVLGMIMFGMFGGTETIFAEDASSGTEVDVRVMTYNIHAGAGSDGVYDTDRIANVIEESGAEIIGLQEVDVHWGARSNNDNIIEDLADQLDMHYFFAPIYDFDPVSEDAPRRQFGVAVLSKYPIVQATNQEITRLSTQDAEPEPKLSPGFAEAIINVKGTLIPFYVTHLDYRGDPTIRTMQVDDMLNIFEGQAGDKILVGDMNATPDAPELAPLFDTFTDAWAVTGDDSPGFTYSALSPAKRIDYIYTSDNMTVQHSEVLSTLASDHLPVIADITVTRGNNGPILKGDD from the coding sequence TTGAATGTTTTCAAGTTGTTGGTACGTATTGCTGTGTTAGGAATGATTATGTTTGGTATGTTCGGTGGAACTGAAACAATATTCGCCGAAGATGCTTCCAGCGGTACAGAAGTGGATGTCCGTGTCATGACGTACAATATTCATGCTGGTGCCGGTTCGGACGGTGTTTATGACACCGATCGGATTGCTAATGTCATTGAGGAGTCCGGAGCCGAGATCATCGGTTTGCAGGAGGTTGATGTCCATTGGGGAGCCCGGAGCAACAATGACAACATCATCGAGGATCTTGCCGATCAGCTGGATATGCATTACTTTTTCGCCCCAATCTATGATTTTGACCCCGTTTCTGAAGATGCCCCTAGAAGACAATTTGGCGTAGCTGTACTCAGTAAATATCCAATTGTCCAAGCCACCAATCAAGAGATTACAAGACTATCAACACAAGATGCTGAGCCGGAACCGAAGCTTTCGCCGGGCTTTGCTGAAGCGATCATCAATGTAAAAGGTACTCTTATCCCATTTTATGTCACCCATCTGGACTATCGAGGCGATCCAACGATCAGAACGATGCAGGTGGATGATATGTTGAATATTTTCGAGGGCCAAGCTGGAGATAAAATCCTTGTCGGCGATATGAACGCCACACCGGATGCGCCAGAACTCGCACCGTTATTCGATACGTTCACAGACGCATGGGCTGTTACAGGAGATGATTCGCCCGGATTTACATACTCTGCCCTCTCACCTGCAAAGCGGATCGATTACATTTACACGTCTGATAACATGACCGTTCAGCATAGTGAAGTTTTATCCACCCTAGCCTCAGATCATTTGCCTGTCATTGCAGATATCACTGTGACCCGAGGCAATAATGGACCTATTTTGAAAGGAGATGACTAA
- a CDS encoding glycoside hydrolase family 3 protein: MKKLCTTTLILIISLFLLVPGMTNASWDDPTKPGWDDEEARRGWIQNKIQHMTLEEKVGQLFMIHVYGQTPTDPNYEETNLNRNRGAKNFKEAIEKYHIGGVIYFNWTGNIGTPIDFEQVNALSNGLQDIAMNQRMPIPLMIATDQEGGVVARVTEPATVFPGNMALGATRSTDYARQSSEIMGMELKSLGINMDLAPVLDVNMNPENPVIGVRSFSENPDLVAAMGAAQVTGYQNEDVMATAKHFPGHGDTNVDSHYGLPIINHDLETLHEVDLKPFKAAIDAGIDAIMPAHIVVPALDDSGLPATLSKPILTDLLREEMGFDGVIITDSLGMSGANVVPPDRVPVEAFKAGADILLNPPNVPLAYNAVLDAVNSGEISKKRLNQSVFRILELKFKRGLFHEPNVPEDAIEDIGVEENLALANQMTEESVTLVKNDDVLPLDTDREVFVTGPSIGNPGLLADELTENSYSAEAYATNTSPTSAQISSAVEQAEHADTVIVTAYSANLNDAQQQLVNELMRTGKEVVVASMRNPYDIMAFPDVDANVLTYGYRDISVKALAKVIAGEVNPTGKLPVTIPDLYDYGHGLSY, translated from the coding sequence TTGAAAAAGCTCTGCACAACCACGTTAATCTTGATCATTTCCCTATTTCTCTTAGTCCCTGGGATGACGAATGCTTCCTGGGATGATCCGACCAAGCCGGGCTGGGATGATGAGGAAGCACGGAGAGGATGGATCCAGAACAAGATCCAGCACATGACACTTGAGGAAAAAGTCGGGCAATTGTTCATGATCCATGTCTATGGCCAGACGCCGACCGACCCGAATTATGAAGAGACGAATCTCAATCGAAACAGAGGTGCGAAGAACTTCAAGGAAGCGATTGAAAAGTATCATATCGGGGGTGTGATCTACTTCAACTGGACCGGTAATATCGGTACGCCGATTGATTTCGAACAAGTGAATGCCCTTTCGAATGGTTTACAGGATATCGCGATGAATCAGCGGATGCCGATCCCATTGATGATTGCGACAGACCAGGAAGGCGGTGTCGTGGCACGTGTGACAGAGCCTGCTACGGTTTTCCCAGGGAACATGGCCCTCGGCGCGACCCGTTCTACCGACTATGCCCGCCAATCTTCTGAAATCATGGGGATGGAGCTGAAAAGTCTTGGCATCAATATGGACCTTGCACCGGTATTGGATGTGAACATGAATCCGGAAAACCCTGTCATCGGGGTCCGCTCTTTCTCTGAAAATCCGGATCTTGTAGCAGCAATGGGCGCCGCTCAAGTGACGGGCTATCAAAACGAAGACGTCATGGCGACGGCGAAACATTTTCCGGGACATGGCGATACGAATGTCGATTCCCATTACGGTCTTCCGATCATCAATCATGATCTAGAGACGTTGCACGAGGTGGATTTGAAACCGTTCAAAGCTGCAATTGATGCTGGAATTGATGCGATCATGCCAGCACATATCGTCGTCCCTGCTTTGGATGATTCAGGTCTCCCTGCCACCTTATCCAAACCGATATTGACCGATTTGCTGCGTGAGGAAATGGGCTTTGACGGCGTCATCATTACCGACAGCCTTGGTATGTCTGGTGCCAATGTCGTCCCTCCTGACCGTGTGCCGGTTGAGGCATTTAAAGCTGGAGCAGACATTTTACTGAACCCACCGAATGTACCGCTTGCTTACAATGCGGTGTTAGATGCCGTCAATAGCGGCGAAATTTCAAAGAAACGATTGAACCAGTCTGTCTTCCGTATTCTCGAACTGAAGTTCAAGCGTGGATTGTTCCATGAACCGAACGTGCCTGAGGATGCGATTGAAGACATCGGCGTAGAAGAGAATCTTGCGCTTGCGAATCAAATGACGGAAGAAAGCGTCACTCTTGTTAAAAACGACGATGTACTGCCGCTTGATACTGACCGTGAAGTCTTCGTCACTGGACCGTCGATCGGAAATCCCGGATTACTGGCGGATGAGTTGACGGAGAATAGCTATTCAGCAGAAGCGTATGCTACCAATACTAGTCCGACCTCTGCCCAAATATCGAGCGCCGTCGAGCAGGCAGAACATGCAGATACGGTGATTGTGACCGCATACAGTGCAAACTTGAACGACGCTCAACAGCAGCTGGTGAACGAGTTGATGAGAACAGGCAAGGAAGTCGTTGTCGCCTCTATGCGGAATCCATATGACATCATGGCCTTCCCTGATGTCGACGCTAATGTTTTGACCTACGGATATCGGGATATTTCGGTCAAAGCACTCGCGAAAGTTATCGCAGGTGAAGTGAACCCGACAGGAAAACTGCCTGTCACGATACCTGATCTCTACGATTACGGACACGGATTATCTTATTAA